In the genome of Lycium ferocissimum isolate CSIRO_LF1 unplaced genomic scaffold, AGI_CSIRO_Lferr_CH_V1 ctg192, whole genome shotgun sequence, the window TTTGgctacctaccaaacgaccaTTAAGAGTATTGATCTTTTTATGCAGGTAAGAGCCAAAAGATCCAATTCCCACATTTTGATGTTGTATCAGATGAATCAGACCATTACTACATCAAATCAAACAAATCCGGTGAGGCACAAAATTGCTTCAAGGATGCAAACACTTCTACATACAGAAGCATCATGAAAGAATGGAAAATCCTTGAGAAAAATCTCCCTGAATCCATTTACGTTCGCGCTTATGAAATGCGTATGGATCTGCTCCGAGCAGTAATCATTGGTGCCCCGGGGACTCCTTACCACGACGGTCTATTCTTCTTTGACATTGTGTTTCCTTCAGATTACCCGAGCCATCCTCCAAGTGTTTACTATTTGTCACGAGGCTATCATATGAATCCGAATCTTTATACCAACGGATATGTTTGTTTGAGCCTAATCAACACTTGGAAAGGCAGAACTTCGTCGGAAATGTGGACAGCTAAAACTTCTACAGTCCTGCAGCTCCTCGTCTCGATCCAGGGGCTCGTGCTCAACGATCAACCTTACTTCAACGAGCCTGGACGCGAAAAACATATTAAGTCTGAGAGTTGGCTGCAGAAGTCTTTAGCTTACAATAGGGAAGTCTTCATTTTGTCCTGTAAAACGATGCTTTGTCACATTCGCACGCCTCCAAAGAATTTCGAGGCTTTTGTCTACGAGCATTTTCGCGAACGTGGAGAGTCCATATTGGCGACTATTAAAGCCTATAGTGATGGCAAGGCAATTGTAGGTCATTATCAAGGAGATAGCCAGAAGTCGTCG includes:
- the LOC132042922 gene encoding putative ubiquitin-conjugating enzyme E2 38 isoform X2 encodes the protein MKEWKILEKNLPESIYVRAYEMRMDLLRAVIIGAPGTPYHDGLFFFDIVFPSDYPSHPPSVYYLSRGYHMNPNLYTNGYVCLSLINTWKGRTSSEMWTAKTSTVLQLLVSIQGLVLNDQPYFNEPGREKHIKSESWLQKSLAYNREVFILSCKTMLCHIRTPPKNFEAFVYEHFRERGESILATIKAYSDGKAIVGHYQGDSQKSSCVKVPADFQKNLNKMCADLQRAFNNLSNSNTPNQVAKKTKDPAKKKKKKGKKAKEPSSGLMQRIIGFIKNIF
- the LOC132042922 gene encoding putative ubiquitin-conjugating enzyme E2 38 isoform X1, which translates into the protein MLKRKREAERTNMSTTTSGKSQKIQFPHFDVVSDESDHYYIKSNKSGEAQNCFKDANTSTYRSIMKEWKILEKNLPESIYVRAYEMRMDLLRAVIIGAPGTPYHDGLFFFDIVFPSDYPSHPPSVYYLSRGYHMNPNLYTNGYVCLSLINTWKGRTSSEMWTAKTSTVLQLLVSIQGLVLNDQPYFNEPGREKHIKSESWLQKSLAYNREVFILSCKTMLCHIRTPPKNFEAFVYEHFRERGESILATIKAYSDGKAIVGHYQGDSQKSSCVKVPADFQKNLNKMCADLQRAFNNLSNSNTPNQVAKKTKDPAKKKKKKGKKAKEPSSGLMQRIIGFIKNIF